A portion of the Pseudomonas protegens CHA0 genome contains these proteins:
- a CDS encoding mechanosensitive ion channel family protein, with the protein MLNFKTAILLGMLLVLGSSELCAATAATAPAAAPAKPELLVEGGLLGAISSSIDDVQDKLDLNENLIDAWRLRADRAADEVGRLVNQPSDRSGWSVAGDFLTLSGTWLGSFALLTVLAGLLVRRLSQRPWLQARPRGQGLLEYLLPYTLPALVCLPLTLYVSHSLNGSVGRALALCLAYATSSGIVSTSVLLCLIVMFNVGHKRPAVRIIRGYCPKPLFLIGFLAALSDALTSPQIARQLGGNITSSVAVFTGLLASLIFAVLVIRLRRPVAHLIRNRSLAQRLKQPALQESLRIFSGLWYWPILLMVLVSAVSLIGAGEDSQQALRCALLTTVLLIATVFLSTVLQHLFKSRSAQTIQRSSAYKERFLSLLHALLRIVMAIAFIEILGRIWGISLFEFAQRNTVGRAISDSLSSIGLIFLVTWLLWVVLDTAIQEALKPPANKRAARQPSTRVKTILPLLRNAIKIILVVICAITTMANLGINVAPLLAGAGVVGLAIGFGSQQLVQDVITGLFIIIEDTLSIGDWVVLDSGHAGTVEGLTIRTLRLRDGKGFVHSVPFGQIKAVTNQSRQFAYAFFSVQFTYDTDVDKAIELIREAGRSISEDSFLRYNLQGGLDVFGVDKMDLNGVVLTAQFRTVSGGQYAVSRAFNQRLKKLVDNCPWVHFAQTYPQPVVLPARRVHEDEPEQDDSALLLPESPRPQ; encoded by the coding sequence GTGTTGAATTTCAAGACCGCGATCTTGCTCGGGATGCTGCTCGTTCTGGGCAGCAGCGAGCTCTGCGCCGCCACTGCCGCAACAGCCCCGGCGGCGGCCCCGGCCAAGCCGGAACTGCTGGTGGAAGGGGGCCTGCTGGGCGCCATCAGTTCGAGCATCGACGATGTCCAGGACAAGCTCGACCTCAATGAAAACCTGATCGACGCCTGGCGCCTGCGGGCCGACCGCGCTGCGGACGAAGTGGGGCGCCTGGTGAACCAACCCTCGGACCGTTCGGGCTGGAGCGTGGCCGGGGATTTCCTCACCTTGTCCGGCACCTGGCTGGGCAGCTTCGCCCTGCTCACGGTGCTGGCCGGGCTGCTGGTACGGCGGCTGAGCCAGCGGCCCTGGCTGCAAGCCCGGCCCCGAGGCCAGGGCCTGTTGGAATACCTGCTGCCTTACACCTTGCCGGCCTTGGTCTGCCTGCCGCTGACGCTTTACGTCAGCCATTCCCTGAACGGTTCGGTGGGGCGGGCGCTGGCCCTGTGCCTGGCCTATGCCACCAGCAGCGGCATCGTCTCGACCTCGGTGCTGTTGTGCCTGATCGTGATGTTCAACGTCGGGCACAAGCGGCCCGCGGTGCGGATCATCCGTGGCTACTGCCCGAAACCGCTGTTTCTGATCGGTTTCCTTGCGGCTCTCAGCGATGCCCTCACCAGCCCGCAGATCGCTCGCCAGCTGGGGGGCAATATCACCAGCAGCGTGGCGGTATTCACCGGCCTGCTGGCCTCGCTGATCTTCGCGGTGCTGGTGATCCGCCTGCGCCGGCCGGTGGCGCACCTGATCCGCAACCGCTCCCTGGCCCAGCGTCTGAAACAGCCGGCGTTGCAGGAGTCGCTGCGGATCTTTTCCGGGCTCTGGTACTGGCCGATCCTGCTGATGGTGCTGGTCTCGGCGGTGAGCCTGATCGGTGCCGGCGAGGACAGCCAGCAGGCCCTGCGCTGCGCCTTGCTGACCACCGTGCTGCTGATCGCCACGGTGTTCCTCAGCACCGTGCTGCAGCACCTGTTCAAGTCCCGTAGCGCCCAGACGATTCAGCGCAGCAGCGCCTACAAGGAGCGTTTCCTGAGCCTGTTGCACGCCCTGCTGCGGATCGTCATGGCCATCGCCTTCATCGAGATCCTCGGGCGCATCTGGGGGATCTCGCTGTTCGAGTTCGCCCAGCGCAATACCGTGGGCCGGGCCATCAGCGACTCCCTGAGCAGCATCGGCCTGATCTTCCTGGTGACCTGGCTGCTGTGGGTGGTGCTCGACACAGCGATCCAGGAGGCCCTCAAGCCACCGGCCAACAAGCGTGCGGCGCGTCAGCCCAGTACCCGGGTCAAGACCATCCTGCCGCTGCTGCGCAATGCGATCAAAATCATCCTGGTGGTGATCTGCGCGATCACCACCATGGCCAACCTGGGGATCAACGTCGCGCCGCTGCTGGCCGGTGCCGGGGTGGTGGGCCTGGCCATCGGTTTCGGCTCCCAGCAACTGGTGCAGGACGTGATCACCGGCCTGTTCATCATCATCGAAGACACCCTGTCCATTGGTGACTGGGTGGTGCTCGACTCCGGCCATGCCGGCACCGTCGAGGGCCTGACCATCCGCACCCTGCGCCTGCGCGACGGCAAGGGTTTCGTGCATTCGGTGCCGTTCGGCCAGATCAAGGCGGTCACCAACCAGTCGCGGCAGTTCGCCTATGCCTTCTTCTCGGTGCAGTTCACCTACGACACCGACGTCGACAAGGCCATCGAACTGATCCGCGAAGCCGGGCGCTCCATCAGCGAGGACAGCTTCCTGCGCTACAACCTGCAAGGCGGCCTGGACGTGTTCGGGGTGGACAAGATGGACCTCAACGGCGTGGTGCTGACGGCCCAGTTCCGCACGGTGTCCGGCGGCCAGTACGCGGTGAGCCGGGCCTTCAACCAGCGTCTGAAAAAGCTTGTGGATAACTGCCCCTGGGTGCATTTCGCCCAGACTTATCCACAGCCGGTGGTGTTACCGGCGCGGCGGGTGCATGAAGACGAACCGGAACAGGACGACTCGGCGCTGCTGCTCCCCGAATCCCCCCGCCCGCAATGA